In Corynebacterium guangdongense, one DNA window encodes the following:
- a CDS encoding zinc ribbon domain-containing protein YjdM codes for MADQIPPCPECGSEYTYEDGGIVVCPMCNHEFAPGASSDAEPEARVFRDSVGNELADGDTVTVTVNLDVKGGSPIKRGTKVPKIKLLDEPVNGHDISATVPGAGQMYLKTSVVKKA; via the coding sequence ATGGCTGACCAGATCCCCCCGTGCCCCGAGTGCGGCAGCGAGTACACCTACGAGGACGGCGGCATCGTCGTCTGCCCGATGTGCAACCACGAGTTCGCGCCGGGCGCCTCGTCTGACGCGGAGCCGGAAGCCCGGGTCTTCCGCGACTCCGTGGGCAACGAGCTGGCCGACGGCGACACCGTCACCGTCACCGTCAATCTCGACGTCAAGGGCGGCTCCCCCATCAAGCGCGGCACCAAGGTCCCCAAGATCAAGCTGCTCGACGAGCCGGTCAACGGCCACGACATCTCCGCCACCGTCCCCGGCGCCGGTCAGATGTACCTGAAGACCTCGGTGGTCAAGAAGGCCTAG
- a CDS encoding MmcQ/YjbR family DNA-binding protein, translating to MLVDAVLAYAREHLATEPVLPWPELHPDNRALKHASGKWFGMLMRLPYATVGVDKPGRVDVLNLKAEPELVDALVTRPGFTRGYHMNKRHWVSVRLDGTVDEEDVLDLLHASFLLTGGKG from the coding sequence ATGCTCGTCGACGCGGTCCTGGCCTACGCCCGCGAGCACCTGGCCACCGAGCCGGTGCTGCCCTGGCCGGAACTCCACCCCGACAACCGAGCGCTCAAGCACGCCTCGGGGAAGTGGTTCGGGATGCTCATGCGGCTGCCGTACGCGACGGTGGGCGTCGACAAGCCGGGCAGGGTGGACGTGCTCAACCTCAAGGCGGAGCCGGAGCTTGTCGACGCGCTGGTCACCCGCCCGGGCTTCACCCGCGGGTACCACATGAACAAGCGGCACTGGGTGAGCGTGCGCCTCGACGGCACCGTCGACGAGGAGGACGTGCTCGACCTGCTGCACGCCAGTTTCCTGCTCACCGGCGGGAAGGGCTGA
- a CDS encoding 1,4-dihydroxy-2-naphthoyl-CoA synthase has translation MSNYSTEQPFDPTQWKVVEGFEGLTDLTYHRHVGETRRDGVVRIAFDRPEVRNAFRPHTVDELYRALDHARRDPSVGVVLLTGNGPSEKDGGWAFCSGGDQRIRGRSGYQYATSHESNDAEAGSETVDLNRVKAEGGRLHILEVQRLIRTMPKVVIAVVNGWAAGGGHSLHVVCDLTIASRQEARFKQTDADVGSFDAGYGSAYLAKMVGQKFAREIFFLGRTYSAEDMHRMGAVNIVADHGSLEAEAIQVAREINGKSPTAQRMLKFAFNLTDDGLMGQQVFAGEATRLAYMTDEAVEGKEAFLNKREPNWDEFPFYY, from the coding sequence ATGAGTAACTACAGCACCGAGCAGCCGTTTGACCCCACCCAGTGGAAGGTCGTTGAGGGATTCGAGGGTCTGACCGACCTGACCTACCACCGCCACGTCGGCGAGACCCGCCGGGACGGCGTCGTCCGCATCGCCTTCGACCGCCCGGAGGTGCGCAACGCCTTCCGCCCGCACACGGTGGACGAGCTCTACCGGGCCCTCGATCACGCCCGGCGCGACCCGAGCGTGGGTGTGGTGCTGCTGACCGGCAACGGCCCGAGCGAAAAGGACGGCGGCTGGGCGTTCTGCTCCGGCGGCGACCAGCGCATCCGTGGCCGCTCGGGTTACCAGTACGCCACCTCCCACGAGTCCAATGACGCGGAGGCCGGCTCCGAGACCGTGGACCTCAACCGCGTCAAGGCCGAGGGCGGCCGCCTCCACATCCTTGAGGTCCAGCGCCTCATCCGCACCATGCCGAAGGTGGTCATCGCCGTGGTCAACGGCTGGGCGGCCGGGGGCGGGCACTCCCTGCACGTGGTGTGCGACCTGACCATCGCCTCGCGCCAGGAGGCGAGGTTCAAGCAGACCGACGCCGACGTGGGCTCCTTCGACGCCGGCTACGGTTCGGCCTACCTGGCGAAGATGGTCGGCCAGAAGTTCGCCCGCGAGATCTTCTTCCTGGGCCGGACCTACAGCGCCGAGGACATGCACCGCATGGGCGCGGTCAACATCGTCGCCGACCACGGTTCGCTGGAGGCGGAGGCCATCCAGGTCGCCCGCGAGATCAACGGCAAGTCCCCGACCGCCCAGCGCATGCTGAAGTTCGCCTTCAACCTCACCGACGACGGGCTGATGGGCCAGCAGGTCTTCGCCGGCGAGGCGACCCGCCTGGCCTACATGACCGACGAGGCCGTGGAGGGCAAGGAGGCCTTCCTCAACAAGCGCGAGCCGAACTGGGACGAGTTCCCCTTCTACTACTGA
- a CDS encoding Type 1 glutamine amidotransferase-like domain-containing protein: MRLLLTSFGHESIGSFVTGRVAYVPDATRSFAHKTEWVNVEREMLRGHGLEIVELPLAATAPAETDRVLGEVDGVYVAGGETFDLLGVLRTTGNFEVLRRHVLAGLPYIGTSAGAVLAGPSIEPVSLMDDPGLAGPLSDYSGLGLTDYVIIPHLGDNPPFSMDVFAETVRTYGADWKLVLLHDGQALLVDDDGTHLV, from the coding sequence ATGAGACTGCTGCTGACCTCCTTCGGCCACGAGTCGATCGGCTCCTTCGTGACCGGCCGCGTCGCCTACGTCCCCGACGCCACCCGTTCCTTCGCCCACAAGACCGAGTGGGTCAACGTGGAACGCGAGATGCTGCGCGGGCACGGACTGGAGATCGTCGAGCTGCCGCTGGCCGCCACCGCGCCAGCCGAGACTGACCGCGTCCTCGGCGAAGTCGACGGCGTCTACGTCGCCGGCGGCGAGACCTTCGACCTCCTGGGGGTCCTGCGCACCACCGGCAACTTTGAGGTCCTGCGCCGCCACGTCCTCGCCGGCCTGCCCTACATCGGCACCAGCGCCGGGGCGGTGCTGGCCGGCCCCAGCATTGAGCCGGTCAGCCTGATGGATGATCCCGGGCTGGCCGGCCCGCTGAGCGACTACTCGGGCCTCGGGCTCACCGACTACGTCATCATTCCGCACCTCGGCGACAACCCGCCGTTCTCCATGGACGTCTTCGCCGAGACGGTGCGCACCTACGGGGCGGACTGGAAGCTGGTGCTGCTTCACGACGGGCAGGCGCTGCTCGTCGACGACGACGGAACCCACCTCGTCTGA
- a CDS encoding 4a-hydroxytetrahydrobiopterin dehydratase: MSNPKKVLSEKQIADQLPEGWEFIEGEIVADFKTGDFATGVKFVRAIGDAAERANHHPDVLLTYPEVTVSLSSHDVSGITSRDIDLATQINKLFDSI, translated from the coding sequence ATGAGCAACCCGAAGAAAGTACTGTCCGAGAAGCAGATCGCAGACCAGCTCCCGGAAGGCTGGGAATTCATCGAGGGCGAGATCGTCGCCGACTTCAAGACCGGTGACTTCGCCACCGGAGTGAAGTTCGTCCGGGCCATCGGCGACGCCGCCGAGCGGGCCAACCACCACCCCGACGTGCTGCTGACTTATCCGGAGGTCACGGTCTCCCTCAGCTCGCACGACGTCAGCGGGATCACCTCGCGCGACATCGACCTGGCCACGCAGATCAATAAGCTCTTCGACTCGATTTAG
- a CDS encoding o-succinylbenzoate synthase, whose protein sequence is MNPTVDEILERSHVVALPMRMKFRGITTREALLIDGPAGWGEFSPFLEYDALESSSWLASGVEAAWEGFPTPVRDRVEVNGTIPAVPADEVEPVVARYPGCRVFKVKVAEPGQTLADDVARVARVRELVPHAVIRVDANRGWTVAEAVEAAKALGPLDYLEQPCATVDELREVRMTLQRSGIFCRVAADESIRRASDPYLVAEKQAADVAVVKVAPLGGVRRTMGLARDLHVNHHMDITVASALDTAVGINAGLAAVAAFDAHIDDDGIDVRPNAAGLATGQLFVEDVAEPLELVDGHLPVAPRTPSLSRLETLAAPADRRDWWFNRVREAYPLIQR, encoded by the coding sequence ATGAACCCTACCGTTGACGAAATCCTCGAGCGCTCCCACGTCGTCGCCCTTCCCATGCGGATGAAATTCCGCGGCATCACCACCCGGGAGGCGCTGCTCATCGACGGCCCCGCCGGCTGGGGCGAGTTCTCGCCCTTCCTCGAATACGACGCCCTTGAATCGTCCTCCTGGCTGGCTTCCGGCGTCGAGGCCGCGTGGGAGGGCTTCCCGACGCCGGTGCGCGACCGCGTGGAGGTCAACGGCACCATTCCGGCCGTCCCCGCCGACGAGGTCGAACCCGTCGTCGCCCGTTACCCGGGCTGCCGGGTGTTCAAGGTGAAGGTCGCCGAGCCGGGCCAGACCCTCGCCGACGACGTCGCCCGCGTCGCCAGGGTGCGTGAGCTCGTGCCCCATGCCGTCATCCGCGTCGACGCCAACCGCGGCTGGACCGTCGCCGAGGCCGTCGAGGCGGCCAAGGCACTCGGTCCCCTCGATTACCTCGAGCAGCCGTGCGCCACCGTCGACGAGCTCCGCGAGGTCCGCATGACCCTGCAGCGCTCCGGCATCTTCTGTCGCGTCGCCGCCGACGAGTCCATCCGCCGCGCCTCCGATCCGTACCTGGTCGCCGAAAAGCAGGCCGCCGACGTCGCCGTGGTCAAGGTCGCCCCGCTCGGCGGCGTGCGCCGGACCATGGGGCTCGCCCGTGACCTCCACGTCAACCACCACATGGACATCACCGTCGCCTCCGCCCTCGACACCGCCGTCGGCATCAACGCGGGTCTGGCCGCCGTGGCCGCCTTCGACGCGCACATCGACGACGACGGCATCGACGTCCGCCCCAACGCCGCCGGCCTTGCCACCGGGCAGCTGTTCGTCGAGGACGTCGCCGAACCGCTCGAGCTCGTCGACGGCCACCTGCCCGTCGCCCCGCGCACCCCGTCTCTGTCGCGTCTGGAGACGCTGGCCGCCCCGGCCGATCGCCGCGACTGGTGGTTCAACCGCGTCCGCGAGGCCTATCCGCTGATCCAGAGATGA
- a CDS encoding excinuclease ABC subunit UvrA, whose product MIEIRGAHLHNLKNVDVDIPRNQLVAVTGISGSGKSSLAFGTIHGEGQRRYFESVAPFARRLIGSATDPQVEQVNGLPPTVALRQNTSVGGARSTVGTVSTMSNTVRLLYSRTGDYPAGVGHLDSDHFSANTAVGMCPTCHGTGVEYVPTEASMVREPDKTINEGAITAWPGAWAGKNFRDILDTLGFPMDTPWRELDRDTRDWILFTDERPEVTVTPDRRADQVEKQYQGIWRSVASYLRKTLAETESDTLRRRAISFMEEHECPTCHGRRLSAEALTVRWAGLPIDELNALSLTRLKTLVDAHRTDPASEAERLLLEALAPIVDSTIELGLGHLSLDRPARTLSGGESQRLRLAGQLRSGLFGVAYVLDEPSAGLHPVERTAVSALVRRFIGQGNSVLLVEHDMDLVAQSDWLVDVGPAAGEGGGEIVYSGPPDTYDAQTPTGHALAHRGLTPNSRPRPASGHLTLAGITARSIRDLDLRVGLGQFTAIAGVSGSGKTTLMNVIAEALGGGEGEHPGVVTQVHGEIDRLVQITQRPIGRTPRSCLATYVGFFDDVRRLFAGTAEARKRRWTVSRFSYNVKAGQCPTCQGEGTIEVELVFLPGSYTQCPTCRGARYNAETLEVTWRGATVAQVLGMTVDEAAEFFAGEGRIRRALDSLQAVGLGYLRLGQGAPELSGGEAQRIKVARELSRARRGHTLHLLDEPTTGLHPADSARLNRELHRLVDAGDTVLVVEHDLATLAAADRVIEMGPGAGEEGGRIIADATPAELTASPTPTGRALAARRG is encoded by the coding sequence ATGATCGAAATCCGCGGCGCCCACCTGCACAACCTCAAGAACGTCGACGTCGACATTCCGAGAAACCAGCTGGTGGCCGTGACGGGCATATCCGGGTCGGGCAAATCAAGCCTGGCGTTCGGCACCATCCACGGGGAGGGGCAGCGCCGGTACTTCGAGTCGGTCGCGCCGTTCGCGCGGCGGCTGATCGGCAGCGCCACCGACCCTCAGGTCGAGCAGGTCAACGGGCTGCCGCCGACGGTCGCCCTGCGGCAGAACACGTCGGTGGGTGGGGCACGGTCGACGGTCGGCACGGTGTCCACCATGAGCAACACCGTCCGGCTGCTCTATTCCCGCACGGGCGACTACCCGGCCGGCGTCGGGCACCTGGACTCGGACCACTTCAGCGCGAACACGGCGGTCGGCATGTGCCCGACCTGCCACGGCACCGGCGTGGAGTACGTGCCCACCGAGGCCAGCATGGTGCGCGAACCGGACAAGACGATCAACGAGGGGGCGATCACCGCCTGGCCGGGCGCGTGGGCGGGCAAGAACTTCCGCGACATCCTCGACACGCTGGGCTTTCCCATGGACACCCCGTGGCGGGAGCTCGACCGGGACACCCGCGACTGGATTCTGTTCACCGACGAGCGCCCGGAGGTCACCGTCACCCCGGACCGGCGGGCCGACCAGGTGGAGAAGCAGTACCAGGGCATCTGGCGTTCGGTGGCGTCCTACCTGCGCAAGACGCTCGCGGAGACGGAATCGGACACGCTGCGCAGGCGCGCGATCAGTTTCATGGAGGAACACGAGTGCCCGACCTGCCACGGCCGCCGGCTCTCCGCGGAGGCGCTGACGGTGAGGTGGGCGGGGCTGCCCATCGACGAACTCAACGCCCTGTCACTGACCAGGCTCAAGACGCTTGTCGACGCCCACCGCACCGACCCCGCCAGCGAGGCCGAAAGACTGCTGCTCGAGGCGCTGGCGCCCATCGTCGACTCGACCATCGAGCTGGGCCTCGGCCACCTCTCGCTGGATCGCCCGGCGCGCACGCTCTCCGGCGGCGAATCCCAGCGGCTGCGCCTGGCGGGTCAGCTCCGCAGCGGCCTGTTCGGGGTGGCCTATGTCCTGGACGAGCCGAGCGCGGGGCTGCACCCGGTGGAGCGCACTGCGGTCTCGGCTCTGGTCCGCCGGTTCATCGGGCAGGGCAATTCCGTTCTGCTGGTGGAGCACGACATGGACCTGGTGGCCCAGTCGGACTGGCTGGTCGACGTCGGCCCGGCGGCCGGTGAGGGCGGGGGAGAGATCGTCTACTCCGGGCCGCCGGACACCTACGACGCGCAGACGCCGACGGGCCACGCGCTGGCGCACCGGGGCCTGACTCCGAACAGCCGACCCCGCCCGGCCAGCGGTCACCTGACGCTGGCGGGCATCACGGCGCGCTCGATCCGGGACCTTGACCTGCGCGTCGGGCTGGGCCAGTTCACCGCCATCGCCGGGGTGTCCGGATCGGGCAAGACCACGCTGATGAACGTCATCGCCGAGGCTCTGGGCGGCGGCGAAGGGGAACACCCGGGCGTCGTCACGCAGGTGCACGGCGAGATCGACCGGCTGGTGCAGATCACCCAGCGCCCGATCGGGCGCACCCCGCGCTCCTGCCTGGCGACCTACGTCGGCTTCTTCGACGACGTGCGCCGGCTGTTCGCAGGCACGGCGGAGGCGAGGAAACGCCGATGGACGGTCTCGCGCTTCTCCTACAACGTCAAGGCGGGCCAGTGCCCGACCTGCCAGGGTGAGGGCACGATCGAGGTGGAACTGGTGTTCCTGCCGGGTTCCTACACCCAGTGCCCGACGTGCCGGGGCGCGCGCTACAACGCGGAAACCCTCGAGGTCACCTGGCGGGGAGCCACCGTCGCGCAGGTGCTGGGCATGACCGTCGACGAGGCGGCGGAGTTCTTCGCCGGGGAGGGCAGGATCCGCCGGGCGCTGGACTCGCTGCAGGCCGTGGGGCTGGGCTACCTGCGCCTCGGGCAGGGCGCGCCGGAGCTGTCGGGCGGGGAGGCGCAGCGCATCAAGGTCGCCCGTGAGCTGTCCCGGGCGCGCCGGGGCCACACGCTCCACCTCCTCGACGAGCCGACCACCGGCCTCCACCCGGCCGATTCCGCGCGCCTGAACCGCGAGCTCCACCGGCTCGTCGACGCCGGCGACACCGTCCTCGTCGTGGAGCACGACCTGGCCACCCTCGCCGCCGCGGACCGCGTCATCGAGATGGGGCCCGGCGCGGGGGAAGAGGGCGGCCGGATCATCGCTGACGCCACGCCCGCGGAACTGACAGCGTCACCGACTCCCACGGGCAGGGCGTTGGCAGCCCGGAGGGGCTAG
- the menD gene encoding 2-succinyl-5-enolpyruvyl-6-hydroxy-3-cyclohexene-1-carboxylic-acid synthase, producing MSEPSSPELAAHVADRLAHHVTDVVLCPGSRNSPLSLALLAREDLRVHVRLDERSAAFLALGMARVTGRHVAVVTTSGTAVANCLPAVVESASSHTPLVIVSADRPARFIGTGASQTIDQVGIFGSYADTVQVDADTDFGEAFRATTVHLNVALDTPLVGDALPGRVGGAVRERVDLFVDHGEVAVDLSLDTLVIAGDEAWEVAGLEDVPTIAEPTAPAPFHPVHPLAAGLFARGEISTSRESDYADYVARVRPQQIIIVGHPTLHRPVLQLMAAEDLRVITLSRTADFTDPTGVAVARGTRVRTTGEPETRWMTVCRALSDTAAEAVRTTLDDASLGFTGLHVAAALSDGLGVGDTVVLGASNPVRDASLVGLPYDGVDAYAPRGAAGIDGTVSQAIGVALATQARHAHEIRAPRTVALLGDVTFLHEAGGLLIGPDNPTPENLTIVVANDNGGGIFESLEIGAAPLRDSFERAFGTPHEADLESLVAGYGANYLRAENLRELLEHLTDTTEDPRSITVIEAVTTRATRRELDRALRTAVGL from the coding sequence ATGTCTGAACCGTCCTCCCCGGAACTTGCCGCCCACGTCGCCGACCGTCTCGCCCACCATGTGACCGACGTGGTGCTGTGCCCGGGTTCGCGCAACTCGCCGCTGTCCCTGGCCCTGCTGGCACGCGAGGACCTGCGCGTCCACGTCCGCCTCGATGAGCGTTCCGCCGCCTTCCTCGCGCTCGGCATGGCCCGGGTCACGGGCCGCCATGTCGCGGTGGTGACCACCTCGGGCACGGCGGTCGCCAACTGCCTGCCGGCCGTCGTGGAATCCGCGTCCTCCCACACGCCCCTGGTGATCGTGTCGGCGGACCGCCCGGCCCGCTTCATCGGCACCGGCGCCTCCCAGACCATCGACCAGGTCGGCATCTTCGGCTCCTACGCCGACACCGTCCAGGTCGACGCGGACACCGATTTCGGGGAGGCGTTCCGGGCCACCACGGTGCATCTCAACGTTGCCCTGGACACCCCGCTCGTCGGCGACGCGCTGCCGGGACGTGTCGGCGGCGCCGTCCGCGAGCGGGTGGACCTGTTCGTCGATCACGGCGAAGTGGCGGTGGATCTCTCCCTGGACACACTGGTCATCGCCGGTGACGAGGCGTGGGAGGTGGCGGGGCTGGAGGACGTCCCGACCATCGCGGAGCCCACCGCGCCGGCTCCGTTCCACCCGGTGCACCCGCTGGCTGCGGGGCTGTTCGCCAGGGGCGAGATCTCCACCAGCCGCGAGAGCGACTATGCGGACTACGTCGCCAGGGTCCGTCCGCAGCAGATCATCATCGTCGGCCACCCCACGCTGCACCGCCCGGTGCTGCAGCTCATGGCCGCCGAGGACCTCCGCGTCATCACGCTGTCGCGCACCGCGGACTTCACCGATCCGACCGGCGTCGCCGTGGCCCGCGGCACCCGGGTCAGGACCACCGGAGAGCCGGAGACCCGCTGGATGACGGTCTGCCGGGCGCTGTCGGACACCGCCGCGGAGGCCGTGCGCACGACGCTTGACGACGCCTCCCTCGGCTTCACCGGCCTCCACGTCGCCGCCGCGCTCAGTGACGGCCTCGGCGTCGGTGACACGGTCGTTCTCGGGGCCTCGAACCCGGTCCGGGACGCGTCGCTGGTGGGCCTGCCCTACGACGGGGTCGACGCCTACGCCCCGCGCGGCGCCGCCGGCATCGACGGCACCGTATCCCAGGCGATCGGCGTCGCCCTGGCCACCCAGGCCCGCCACGCCCACGAGATCCGGGCGCCCCGCACCGTGGCGCTGCTCGGTGACGTCACCTTCCTCCACGAGGCCGGCGGCCTGCTCATCGGGCCGGACAACCCGACCCCGGAGAACCTCACCATCGTCGTCGCCAACGACAACGGCGGCGGCATCTTCGAATCCCTCGAGATCGGCGCCGCCCCCCTGCGCGACAGCTTCGAACGCGCCTTCGGCACCCCACACGAGGCGGACCTGGAATCCCTGGTGGCCGGCTACGGTGCGAACTACCTGCGCGCCGAGAACCTGCGCGAGCTGCTCGAGCACCTCACCGACACCACGGAGGATCCCCGCAGCATCACCGTCATCGAGGCGGTCACCACCCGGGCGACCCGCCGGGAGCTGGACCGGGCGTTGAGGACGGCCGTCGGACTGTGA
- a CDS encoding DUF3592 domain-containing protein codes for MIGSAALLGGAWLNDRTIHSDPGRSMATVTEASWLRTTVEYQDSEGRYHSPATGLLYPSGLGPGQQVWVTYAKDEPGLVTVEGRRWTLSIIPVLSIAAVSSFLAVVAWWGVAKLGHRKIGRTDTDS; via the coding sequence ATGATCGGGTCGGCGGCGCTGCTGGGCGGCGCGTGGCTCAATGACCGCACCATCCACTCCGACCCGGGCAGGTCGATGGCGACGGTGACCGAAGCGAGCTGGCTGCGCACCACCGTGGAGTACCAGGACTCGGAGGGCCGGTACCACTCGCCGGCCACCGGGCTGCTCTACCCCTCCGGGCTCGGACCGGGGCAGCAGGTGTGGGTGACCTACGCGAAGGATGAGCCGGGGCTGGTGACGGTCGAGGGGCGCCGGTGGACCCTGTCGATCATCCCCGTGCTCTCGATCGCCGCGGTGTCCTCGTTTCTCGCGGTGGTGGCGTGGTGGGGTGTGGCTAAGCTGGGGCACAGAAAGATTGGGCGAACGGACACCGATTCTTAA
- a CDS encoding glycosyltransferase family 4 protein codes for MRVAIVAESFLPNINGVTNSVLRVLEHFHRTGVDAVVIAPAARDHQEEVADYLGFPIVRVPSVRVPLIDSLPIGVPNTTVLETLYEYKPDIVHLASPFVLGASGALAARNLRIPAIALYQTDVAGFATKYHLAPLAAAAWEWTRTIHNSAQMTLAPSSLTIQELRDHGIHNVNHWGRGVDAERFHPSKRCAELRRAWDPSGRKKIVGFVGRLAAEKGVHRLAPLHGREDIQLVIVGDGPEAEELQSLMPGAVFTGALGGEELARAYASLDLFVHAGEFETFCQAIQEAQASGVPTIGPRAGGPVDLITDRHNGLLLDVATFSADLPAAADWLLDEARLPELRANARAGVAERTWESLGEQLLGYYDQVLASTKRNPLTFFGQLPALPTWAARALGARV; via the coding sequence ATGCGTGTGGCCATCGTCGCGGAGTCTTTCCTGCCGAACATCAACGGAGTGACCAACTCGGTCCTGCGGGTGCTGGAGCATTTTCACCGCACCGGCGTCGATGCGGTCGTGATCGCTCCGGCCGCCCGGGACCACCAGGAGGAGGTCGCCGACTACCTGGGATTCCCCATCGTGCGCGTGCCCAGCGTGCGGGTGCCGCTGATCGATTCGCTGCCGATCGGGGTGCCCAACACCACGGTGCTGGAGACGCTGTACGAATACAAGCCGGACATCGTCCACCTGGCCAGCCCCTTCGTCCTCGGTGCCTCGGGCGCGCTCGCCGCCCGCAACCTGCGTATCCCCGCGATCGCGCTGTACCAGACCGATGTCGCCGGTTTCGCCACGAAGTATCACCTCGCCCCGCTCGCCGCGGCCGCCTGGGAGTGGACCCGCACCATCCACAACTCCGCGCAGATGACGCTGGCGCCCAGCTCCCTGACCATCCAGGAGCTGCGTGACCACGGCATCCACAACGTCAACCACTGGGGCCGCGGCGTCGACGCGGAGCGTTTCCACCCCTCGAAGCGCTGCGCTGAGCTGCGCCGTGCGTGGGATCCGAGCGGCCGGAAGAAGATCGTCGGCTTCGTCGGCCGCCTCGCCGCCGAGAAGGGCGTCCACCGCCTGGCGCCGCTGCACGGGCGGGAGGACATTCAGCTGGTCATCGTCGGTGACGGCCCCGAGGCCGAGGAGCTGCAGTCGCTGATGCCGGGCGCCGTGTTCACCGGCGCGCTCGGCGGGGAGGAGCTGGCCCGCGCCTACGCCTCCCTCGACCTGTTCGTCCACGCCGGCGAGTTCGAGACCTTCTGCCAGGCCATCCAGGAGGCCCAGGCCTCGGGTGTGCCGACCATCGGCCCCCGTGCCGGTGGCCCGGTGGATCTCATCACCGACCGCCACAACGGCCTGCTGCTTGACGTCGCGACCTTCTCCGCTGACCTCCCGGCCGCCGCGGACTGGCTGCTCGACGAGGCGCGCCTGCCCGAACTCCGCGCCAATGCCCGGGCGGGCGTGGCTGAGCGCACCTGGGAGTCCCTGGGCGAGCAGCTCCTCGGTTACTACGACCAGGTGCTGGCGTCGACGAAGCGCAACCCGCTCACCTTCTTTGGCCAGCTCCCGGCGCTGCCGACCTGGGCGGCCCGCGCCCTCGGCGCCCGCGTGTAG
- a CDS encoding demethylmenaquinone methyltransferase — MARADLDKKPFDVAKMFDDVGKNYDLTNTVISFGQDARWRKRARQRLDLKPGEKVLDVAAGTAVSTVELGKSGAWVVACDFSQGMLAAGARRDVPKVVGDGMHLPFADESFDAVTITYGLRNIHDHQAALREFARVTKPGGRLLVNEFSTPVVPGFSTLYKEYLMRLLPKVARVVSSNPESYEYLAESIRAWPDQDELAAQINHNGWTDAGYQNLSLGIVALHSAVKPG; from the coding sequence GTGGCTAGAGCAGACCTGGACAAGAAGCCCTTTGACGTCGCGAAGATGTTCGACGACGTCGGGAAGAACTACGACCTGACCAACACGGTCATCTCCTTCGGGCAGGACGCCCGGTGGCGCAAGCGCGCCCGCCAGCGGCTCGACCTGAAGCCGGGGGAGAAGGTCCTCGACGTCGCCGCCGGTACGGCCGTCTCCACGGTCGAGTTGGGTAAGTCCGGCGCGTGGGTCGTGGCCTGCGACTTCTCCCAGGGCATGCTGGCCGCCGGCGCCCGGCGCGACGTCCCCAAGGTCGTGGGCGACGGCATGCACCTGCCCTTCGCGGACGAGTCTTTTGACGCGGTCACCATCACCTACGGCCTGCGCAACATCCACGACCACCAGGCGGCGTTGCGCGAGTTCGCGCGGGTGACCAAGCCCGGCGGACGACTGCTGGTCAACGAGTTTTCGACTCCGGTGGTGCCGGGCTTTTCGACGCTCTACAAGGAGTACCTCATGCGCCTGCTGCCGAAGGTCGCGCGTGTCGTCTCCTCCAACCCGGAGTCCTACGAGTACCTTGCCGAGTCCATCCGCGCCTGGCCGGACCAGGACGAGCTCGCCGCCCAGATCAACCACAACGGGTGGACCGACGCCGGCTACCAGAACCTCTCGCTGGGCATCGTCGCCCTGCACTCGGCGGTCAAGCCGGGCTAG